A window of Vigna unguiculata cultivar IT97K-499-35 chromosome 4, ASM411807v1, whole genome shotgun sequence contains these coding sequences:
- the LOC114182502 gene encoding uncharacterized protein LOC114182502 isoform X2 gives MTTTLFFFLCLCSVISHNVDGIQDTLKEDLEYETKPNLINKTPIKTIYTKFGDIIDCVDIYKQPALDHPLLKNHKLQIKPNFENLIEKTFVNNSQIGSMFGLDGEECPPGTVPIHRVRSVLSEEKILKNHILSKNLPGLQHAETYITRKYGPFYKVSGTTSIYNPKVEKGQVSMVHIWVENGHVKSSNRIIAGWHSDDFQKTGCYNTKCRGFVQVDTKNFPGKYFADISKIGGPTYETYMAITQDNQTKNWWISLGNVSVGYYPAALFSNLGSASIVGWGGRTRANTGGISPPMGSGHFPDGNKARECYFSSPKVQDASRKDYTPASKKTKIRTDNTSCYSIYYYNKPLGVIFDEGIIHFGGPGGMCGI, from the exons ATGACCACtacattattcttttttttgtgCTTGTGTTCAGTGATTAGCCACAATGTTGATGGTATTCAAGATACCTTGAAGGAAGATTTGGAGTATGAGACAAAACCAAACCTCATTAATAAGACTCCAATCAAGACTATTTAT ACAAAATTTGGAGATATTATTGATTGCGTTGACATTTACAAACAGCCAGCCTTGGATCATCCTTTactaaaaaatcacaaattgcaa ataaaacccaactttgaaaatttaattgaaaaaacatTTGTGAATAATTCACAAATTGGATCCATGTTTGGGCTTGATGGGGAAGAATGTCCACCAGGAACAGTTCCTATACATAGAGTGAGATCTGTTCTCtctgaagaaaaaatattaaagaatcaTATACTGAGTAAAAACTTACCTGGTCTTCAG CATGCAGAAACATATATTACAAGAAAGTATGGTCCTTTTTATAAAGTTAGTGGAACAACTAGCATTTATAATCCAAAAGTTGAAAAAGGTCAAGTCTCTATGGTTCATATATGGGTTGAAAATGGACATGTAAAGTCTTCCAACAGAATAATTGCTGGATGGCAT TCAGATGATTTCCAGAAGACAGGATGCTACAATACCAAATGTCGAGGTTTTGTTCAAGTTGACACTAAGAATTTTCCTGGAAAATATTTCGCTGACATATCTAAGATTGGTGGACCAACTTATGAGACTTACATGGCTATTACTCAG GATAATCAGACAAAAAATTGGTGGATAAGTCTAGGAAATGTAAGCGTTGGATATTACCCAGCTGCATTATTCTCAAACTTAGGGTCAGCATCCATTGTAGGGTGGGGTGGGAGAACGAGAGCTAATACTGGTGGTATTAGTCCTCCAATGGGATCTGGGCATTTTCCTGATGGAAACAAGGCCCGTGAATGTTATTTTAGTTCTCCCAAGGTTCAAGATGCATCAAGAAAAGATTATACACCAGCCTCTAAGAAGACTAAAATCCGAACTGACAACACTTCTTGTTATAGTATTTATTACTATAATAAACCTTTGGGAGTAATTTTTGATGAAGGTATTATCCACTTTGGAGGACCTGGAGGCATGTGtggaatttaa
- the LOC114182502 gene encoding uncharacterized protein LOC114182502 isoform X1 codes for MTTTLFFFLCLCSVISHNVDGIQDTLKEDLEYETKPNLINKTPIKTIYTKFGDIIDCVDIYKQPALDHPLLKNHKLQIKPNFENLIEKTFVNNSQIGSMFGLDGEECPPGTVPIHRVRSVLSEEKILKNHILSKNLPGLQHAETYITRKYGPFYKVSGTTSIYNPKVEKGQVSMVHIWVENGHVKSSNRIIAGWHIIPKLYGDARTHFYTGWTSDDFQKTGCYNTKCRGFVQVDTKNFPGKYFADISKIGGPTYETYMAITQDNQTKNWWISLGNVSVGYYPAALFSNLGSASIVGWGGRTRANTGGISPPMGSGHFPDGNKARECYFSSPKVQDASRKDYTPASKKTKIRTDNTSCYSIYYYNKPLGVIFDEGIIHFGGPGGMCGI; via the exons ATGACCACtacattattcttttttttgtgCTTGTGTTCAGTGATTAGCCACAATGTTGATGGTATTCAAGATACCTTGAAGGAAGATTTGGAGTATGAGACAAAACCAAACCTCATTAATAAGACTCCAATCAAGACTATTTAT ACAAAATTTGGAGATATTATTGATTGCGTTGACATTTACAAACAGCCAGCCTTGGATCATCCTTTactaaaaaatcacaaattgcaa ataaaacccaactttgaaaatttaattgaaaaaacatTTGTGAATAATTCACAAATTGGATCCATGTTTGGGCTTGATGGGGAAGAATGTCCACCAGGAACAGTTCCTATACATAGAGTGAGATCTGTTCTCtctgaagaaaaaatattaaagaatcaTATACTGAGTAAAAACTTACCTGGTCTTCAG CATGCAGAAACATATATTACAAGAAAGTATGGTCCTTTTTATAAAGTTAGTGGAACAACTAGCATTTATAATCCAAAAGTTGAAAAAGGTCAAGTCTCTATGGTTCATATATGGGTTGAAAATGGACATGTAAAGTCTTCCAACAGAATAATTGCTGGATGGCAT ATCATTCCAAAATTATACGGTGATGCAAGAACCCATTTTTATACAGGATGGACG TCAGATGATTTCCAGAAGACAGGATGCTACAATACCAAATGTCGAGGTTTTGTTCAAGTTGACACTAAGAATTTTCCTGGAAAATATTTCGCTGACATATCTAAGATTGGTGGACCAACTTATGAGACTTACATGGCTATTACTCAG GATAATCAGACAAAAAATTGGTGGATAAGTCTAGGAAATGTAAGCGTTGGATATTACCCAGCTGCATTATTCTCAAACTTAGGGTCAGCATCCATTGTAGGGTGGGGTGGGAGAACGAGAGCTAATACTGGTGGTATTAGTCCTCCAATGGGATCTGGGCATTTTCCTGATGGAAACAAGGCCCGTGAATGTTATTTTAGTTCTCCCAAGGTTCAAGATGCATCAAGAAAAGATTATACACCAGCCTCTAAGAAGACTAAAATCCGAACTGACAACACTTCTTGTTATAGTATTTATTACTATAATAAACCTTTGGGAGTAATTTTTGATGAAGGTATTATCCACTTTGGAGGACCTGGAGGCATGTGtggaatttaa